One stretch of Ornithinimicrobium ciconiae DNA includes these proteins:
- the ctaD gene encoding aa3-type cytochrome oxidase subunit I: MVPAREPGAPKRSLGKLFVSWITTTDHKVIGNLYFITTVAWFMFGGLLALIIRAELWTPGLQVVDNPEQFNQMFTMHGTIMLLLFATPLFAGFANALMPLQIGAPDVAFPRLNMFAFWLFLFGGLIAAAGFITPSGAAAFGWFAYQPLAGPAHSPGLGGDLWVMGLALAGFGTILGAVNFITTIVCLRAPGMTMFRMPIFTWTVLVTSILILMVFPVLAAAMFGMAADRITGAHIYDPAHGGAMLWQHLFWFFGHPEVYIIALPFFGIISEILPVFSRKPIFGYKTLIFATVAIAALSVSVWAHHMYATGAVLLEFFAIMTMLIAVPTGVKFFNWVGTMWGGHLTFETPMLWSLGFLVTFLFGGLTGVILASPVLDFHVTDSYFVVAHFHYVVFGTVVFAMFAGFYFWWPKFTGHMLDERLGKLHFWMLFFGFHGTFLIQHWLGAMGMPRRYPDYMPEDGFTWMNQVSTVSAFLLGASMLPFLYAVWKSFKTEKVTVDDPWGWGASLEWATSCPPPRHNFNSIPRIRSERPAFDLHHSNVATLESAEPDKGVLETLLGGPDTDPEGRDGTVTGGTKGFGDEDEHGPTDGGTR, from the coding sequence ATGGTGCCGGCGCGTGAGCCCGGCGCGCCCAAGAGGAGTCTTGGCAAACTTTTCGTCAGCTGGATCACCACCACTGACCACAAGGTCATCGGCAACCTCTACTTCATCACCACCGTCGCCTGGTTCATGTTCGGCGGACTGCTGGCGCTGATCATCCGCGCCGAGCTGTGGACCCCCGGTCTGCAGGTCGTGGACAACCCCGAGCAGTTCAACCAGATGTTCACCATGCACGGCACCATCATGCTGCTGCTGTTTGCGACACCGCTGTTTGCCGGCTTCGCCAACGCGCTCATGCCGCTGCAGATCGGTGCGCCTGACGTCGCCTTCCCGCGGCTGAACATGTTCGCCTTCTGGCTGTTCCTGTTCGGCGGTCTGATCGCTGCTGCCGGGTTCATCACGCCCAGCGGCGCCGCAGCCTTCGGTTGGTTCGCCTACCAGCCACTAGCCGGTCCTGCGCACAGTCCTGGGCTCGGCGGTGACCTCTGGGTGATGGGTCTGGCTCTGGCCGGCTTCGGCACGATCTTGGGTGCGGTCAACTTCATCACCACGATCGTGTGCCTGCGGGCGCCCGGCATGACGATGTTCCGGATGCCGATCTTCACCTGGACCGTCCTGGTGACCTCGATCCTGATCCTGATGGTCTTCCCGGTCCTGGCAGCCGCCATGTTCGGCATGGCCGCAGACCGGATCACCGGTGCGCATATCTATGACCCGGCTCATGGCGGGGCCATGCTGTGGCAGCACCTGTTCTGGTTCTTCGGCCACCCCGAGGTCTATATCATCGCGCTGCCGTTCTTCGGCATCATCTCCGAGATCCTGCCGGTCTTCAGCCGCAAGCCGATCTTCGGCTACAAGACGCTGATCTTCGCGACGGTCGCCATCGCGGCCCTGTCGGTCAGCGTGTGGGCCCACCACATGTACGCCACTGGCGCGGTGCTTCTGGAGTTCTTCGCGATCATGACGATGCTGATCGCCGTGCCGACCGGAGTGAAGTTCTTCAACTGGGTCGGCACCATGTGGGGAGGCCATCTCACCTTCGAGACGCCGATGCTGTGGTCCTTGGGCTTCCTGGTCACCTTCCTGTTCGGTGGTCTGACCGGTGTCATCCTGGCCAGCCCGGTGCTCGACTTCCACGTCACTGACTCCTACTTCGTCGTCGCGCACTTCCACTACGTCGTCTTCGGCACCGTGGTGTTCGCGATGTTCGCCGGCTTCTACTTCTGGTGGCCGAAGTTCACCGGGCACATGCTCGACGAGCGACTGGGCAAGCTGCACTTCTGGATGTTGTTCTTCGGCTTCCACGGCACCTTCCTGATCCAGCACTGGCTGGGTGCGATGGGTATGCCGCGCCGCTATCCCGACTACATGCCGGAGGACGGCTTCACCTGGATGAACCAGGTGTCGACGGTGTCTGCCTTCCTGCTGGGCGCCTCCATGCTGCCCTTCCTGTATGCCGTGTGGAAGAGTTTCAAGACCGAGAAGGTCACCGTCGACGACCCCTGGGGTTGGGGCGCCTCGCTCGAGTGGGCCACCTCCTGCCCGCCGCCGCGGCACAACTTCAACTCCATCCCGCGCATCCGCTCGGAGCGCCCGGCCTTCGACCTGCACCACTCCAACGTGGCCACGCTCGAGTCTGCCGAGCCCGACAAGGGCGTCCTGGAGACACTCCTGGGCGGTCCGGACACGGACCCGGAGGGACGCGACGGCACGGTCACCGGTGGCACCAAGGGGTTCGGTGACGAGGATGAGCACGGTCCGACTGATGGAGGCACCCGATGA
- a CDS encoding cytochrome c oxidase subunit 4, with amino-acid sequence MKVEYKLFLYLVAFFAIAASIYSYWTISTGRDEWVGIVGLTLTSIMCALVAWYLHKTGRSLDARPDDDPEGEIAQQAGPYGHFSPHSWWPLWLGLSAAAVFLGVAIGWWMVLIAAPFLAIATVGWVFEYFRGEHAV; translated from the coding sequence ATGAAGGTTGAGTACAAGCTTTTCCTCTACCTAGTCGCCTTCTTCGCCATCGCGGCGTCGATCTACAGCTACTGGACCATCTCCACCGGCCGGGACGAGTGGGTCGGCATCGTGGGGCTGACCCTGACCTCGATCATGTGCGCGCTGGTCGCGTGGTACCTCCACAAGACGGGCCGCAGCCTGGACGCGCGTCCGGACGACGACCCCGAGGGCGAGATCGCCCAGCAGGCCGGCCCCTACGGCCACTTCAGCCCGCACTCGTGGTGGCCGCTGTGGCTGGGGCTGTCGGCCGCAGCCGTCTTCCTGGGCGTGGCCATCGGATGGTGGATGGTGCTCATTGCCGCGCCGTTCCTGGCCATCGCCACCGTCGGCTGGGTCTTCGAGTACTTCCGCGGAGAGCACGCCGTCTGA
- a CDS encoding metallopeptidase family protein produces the protein MSREEFEEAVGDALDEVPAQLMDLLDNVVFFVEDEPPADDPELLGVYDGIPLTERGDWGGEMPDRITIFRGPTLRMCRDRDEVIEEIAVTVVHEIAHHFGIDDEKLHALGWG, from the coding sequence ATGAGCCGGGAGGAGTTCGAGGAGGCCGTCGGGGACGCCCTGGACGAGGTCCCTGCCCAGCTGATGGACCTGCTGGACAATGTGGTCTTCTTCGTCGAAGACGAGCCTCCTGCCGACGACCCTGAGCTGCTGGGTGTGTATGACGGGATCCCGCTCACCGAGCGCGGCGACTGGGGCGGGGAGATGCCTGACCGCATCACCATCTTCCGCGGACCCACCCTGCGCATGTGCCGTGACCGCGACGAGGTGATCGAGGAGATCGCCGTCACCGTGGTCCACGAGATCGCCCACCACTTTGGCATCGACGACGAGAAACTCCACGCCCTCGGCTGGGGTTGA
- the qcrB gene encoding cytochrome bc1 complex cytochrome b subunit has protein sequence MTTIPQGADAVREQSGVETETATDAADPKLPPPLVWADERLGVAKGFGLFKKVFPDHWSFLLGEIAMYSMIICLITGTFLTFWFVPSMGHVIYDGSFVPLKGVGMSEAYASTLDISFDIKGGLLIRQLHHWAALIFIVGIALHVARVFFTGAFRKPRELNWVIGTVLSLLAIVEGFAGYSLPDDLLSGTGIRAMNGFVSSAPVIGTYMTFFIFGGQFPGELIIPRLYIAHVLLLPALLVGLFAVHIFLVFWHKHTQYPGPGRTNNNVVGFPLLPVYTAKAGGFFFIVFGITALISATVTINAVWAYGPYDPGQVTAGSQPDFYMWFSDGALRLLPGWMEFNLFGYTFAPQIFLGSLVLLPLVFVIMGVYPFVERWITGDQREHHVLDRPRNAPVRTAVGAAAISMYLVLAIATINDIIAIKLHLSINDITVALRVLFFLAPVVTFMLVKRLCLSLQRADRDLVLHGTETGRIMRTPEGRFYEVHEELSEHDRWHLVQHDAQRPLSLTAGPDTDEYGVDKPYGMLESVRRKLSEFYFKDRVEPVTPSELAAAHHHGEHDAVSQESLPGGQAESIEESVDRADVTAGRRSDQQR, from the coding sequence ATGACGACAATTCCGCAGGGCGCAGACGCGGTGCGCGAGCAGTCCGGGGTCGAGACCGAGACCGCCACAGACGCTGCCGACCCCAAGCTGCCCCCTCCCCTGGTCTGGGCCGACGAGCGCCTTGGCGTCGCCAAGGGCTTCGGTCTGTTCAAGAAGGTCTTCCCCGACCACTGGTCGTTCCTGCTCGGCGAGATCGCGATGTACTCGATGATCATCTGCCTCATCACGGGAACGTTCCTAACGTTCTGGTTCGTGCCCAGCATGGGACACGTGATCTATGACGGGTCCTTCGTGCCGCTCAAGGGCGTCGGGATGAGTGAGGCCTATGCCTCCACCCTGGACATCTCCTTCGACATCAAGGGTGGTCTGCTGATCCGTCAGCTGCACCACTGGGCGGCCCTGATCTTCATCGTGGGTATCGCACTCCACGTCGCCCGCGTCTTCTTCACCGGCGCGTTCCGCAAGCCGCGTGAGCTCAACTGGGTGATCGGCACGGTCCTGTCCCTGCTGGCCATCGTCGAGGGCTTCGCCGGCTACTCCCTGCCGGACGACCTGCTCTCCGGCACCGGCATCCGGGCCATGAACGGGTTCGTCTCCTCCGCACCGGTCATCGGCACCTACATGACCTTCTTCATCTTCGGCGGACAGTTCCCCGGCGAGCTGATCATCCCGCGCCTCTACATCGCCCACGTGCTGCTGTTGCCAGCCCTCCTGGTCGGCCTGTTCGCCGTCCACATCTTCCTGGTGTTCTGGCACAAGCACACGCAGTACCCCGGCCCGGGACGCACCAACAACAACGTGGTCGGCTTCCCGCTGCTCCCGGTCTACACCGCCAAGGCCGGTGGTTTCTTCTTCATCGTCTTCGGCATCACTGCGCTGATCTCGGCCACGGTCACGATCAACGCCGTGTGGGCCTACGGCCCCTACGATCCGGGTCAGGTCACGGCCGGATCGCAGCCAGACTTCTACATGTGGTTCTCCGACGGAGCGCTACGACTGTTGCCTGGCTGGATGGAGTTCAACCTGTTCGGCTACACCTTCGCCCCGCAGATCTTCCTCGGGTCCCTGGTGCTGCTGCCGCTGGTGTTCGTCATCATGGGCGTCTACCCGTTCGTCGAGCGATGGATCACCGGCGACCAGCGTGAGCACCACGTGCTGGACCGGCCCCGCAACGCCCCGGTCCGTACCGCGGTCGGAGCGGCCGCGATCTCGATGTACCTGGTGCTGGCGATCGCCACCATCAACGACATCATCGCGATCAAGCTCCACCTGTCGATCAACGACATCACGGTCGCGCTGCGGGTCCTGTTCTTCCTCGCACCGGTCGTCACCTTCATGCTGGTCAAGCGACTGTGCCTGTCGCTGCAGCGGGCCGACCGTGACCTGGTGCTGCACGGCACCGAGACCGGCCGGATCATGCGCACCCCGGAGGGACGTTTCTACGAGGTGCACGAGGAGCTCAGCGAGCACGACCGCTGGCACCTGGTCCAGCACGATGCCCAGCGACCGCTGTCCCTCACCGCAGGACCGGATACGGACGAGTACGGCGTGGACAAGCCCTACGGCATGCTCGAGTCGGTGCGCCGCAAGCTGTCGGAGTTCTACTTCAAGGACCGCGTCGAGCCGGTCACTCCCTCGGAGCTGGCCGCCGCCCACCACCACGGTGAGCACGACGCCGTGTCTCAGGAGTCCCTGCCCGGCGGGCAGGCCGAGTCCATCGAGGAGTCGGTGGACCGCGCGGACGTGACTGCTGGCCGACGCTCGGACCAGCAGCGCTGA
- the qcrA gene encoding cytochrome bc1 complex Rieske iron-sulfur subunit, translating into MSDDQIAVRDTHGKPATYVEAGPADRFENPGLPPHRPRRADLDEGAAKRAEHQVNALFTLSILGALVFLVAYFVVDPNLRGELILIGPINLYHLILGLSLAASMLGIGLGAVHWAKTLMSDTEVVEERHLQASDKAARDEAATILSDGYRGAQLHRRPMLLLTAGGALGLFALPLALQVVGGLGPLPGDTLEHTAWKKGLRLMIDPSGTPITPEMVSQGSVIHVLPEGFVGEATHGEDAPSALEVMEVKAHSSVLLVRLNPDLIKSQKQRDWGVDGIVAYSKICTHVGCPVALYERQTHHLLCPCHQSTFDMTDDCRVIFGPAKRPLPQLPITVENGYLVAADGFAEPVGPSFWERG; encoded by the coding sequence ATGAGTGACGACCAGATCGCTGTGCGCGACACGCACGGCAAGCCCGCGACCTACGTCGAGGCGGGCCCCGCCGACCGGTTCGAGAACCCCGGTCTGCCCCCACACCGGCCGCGTCGTGCCGACCTTGACGAGGGCGCCGCCAAGCGCGCCGAGCACCAGGTCAACGCGCTGTTCACCCTGTCCATCCTGGGCGCACTGGTTTTCCTGGTGGCCTACTTCGTGGTTGACCCCAACCTGCGCGGTGAGCTGATCCTCATCGGGCCGATCAACCTCTACCACCTGATCCTCGGGCTGAGCCTGGCTGCCTCGATGCTGGGCATCGGTCTGGGCGCCGTCCACTGGGCCAAGACGCTCATGTCGGACACCGAGGTGGTTGAGGAGCGTCACCTGCAGGCCTCCGACAAGGCCGCGCGGGACGAGGCCGCCACGATCCTCTCCGACGGTTACCGAGGTGCGCAGTTGCACCGCCGTCCGATGCTGCTGCTCACCGCCGGCGGTGCGCTGGGTCTGTTCGCGCTGCCGCTCGCCCTGCAGGTGGTTGGCGGGCTCGGTCCGCTCCCGGGTGACACGCTGGAGCACACGGCCTGGAAGAAGGGGCTGAGGCTGATGATCGACCCGTCAGGCACGCCCATCACCCCGGAGATGGTGTCGCAGGGATCTGTGATCCACGTGCTCCCGGAGGGCTTCGTCGGGGAGGCAACCCACGGGGAGGACGCCCCCTCGGCCCTGGAGGTCATGGAGGTCAAGGCGCACTCCTCAGTGCTGCTGGTCCGCCTCAACCCCGACCTGATCAAGAGCCAGAAGCAGCGCGACTGGGGCGTCGACGGCATCGTGGCCTACTCCAAGATCTGCACCCACGTCGGCTGCCCGGTGGCCTTGTATGAGCGGCAGACGCACCACCTGCTCTGCCCCTGCCACCAGTCGACCTTCGACATGACAGACGACTGCAGGGTGATCTTCGGTCCGGCCAAGCGGCCGCTGCCGCAGCTCCCCATCACGGTCGAGAATGGTTATCTCGTGGCAGCTGACGGCTTCGCCGAGCCAGTCGGCCCGAGCTTCTGGGAGCGTGGCTGA
- the qcrC gene encoding cytochrome bc1 complex diheme cytochrome c subunit, which yields MSKLAAYRRSPIALIVLLFLGLTFTGTAYAALQPTAPVNASAASNSTGAVGDAEEGEKLFLANCASCHGKNAEGNGTEGPSLVGVGSAAVDFQVGTGRMPLASPGVQAPANPNQVNFSDKQIEQMGAFIDSLGPGPGLPDAEFLDLVNADIANGGKIFRTNCAMCHNSSAQGGALTRGKYAPSLMNVDNRHMYSAMLTGPQSMPVFNDATITPQEKEDVIAFINNIEEGGNAHGGHDLGSLGPAGDALFIWTLGIGLFIAAAVWLGRKAA from the coding sequence GTGAGCAAGCTCGCCGCATACCGACGCAGCCCGATCGCCCTGATCGTCCTGCTCTTCCTGGGCCTGACCTTCACCGGCACCGCCTACGCGGCCCTGCAGCCCACCGCCCCCGTTAATGCCTCTGCAGCATCGAACAGCACGGGAGCGGTTGGCGATGCCGAGGAGGGTGAAAAGCTCTTCCTGGCCAACTGCGCCAGCTGCCACGGCAAGAACGCCGAGGGCAACGGCACGGAAGGCCCCTCGCTGGTGGGCGTCGGCTCCGCCGCCGTCGACTTCCAGGTCGGCACCGGGCGTATGCCGCTGGCCTCCCCGGGCGTGCAGGCTCCGGCGAACCCCAACCAGGTCAACTTCTCGGACAAGCAGATCGAGCAGATGGGGGCCTTCATCGACTCCCTGGGCCCGGGTCCCGGCCTGCCGGACGCGGAGTTCCTCGACCTGGTCAACGCCGACATCGCCAACGGCGGCAAGATCTTCCGCACCAACTGCGCCATGTGCCACAACTCCTCAGCCCAGGGTGGTGCGCTGACCCGCGGCAAGTACGCTCCGAGCCTGATGAACGTGGACAACCGCCACATGTACTCGGCGATGCTGACCGGTCCGCAGTCCATGCCGGTCTTCAACGACGCAACGATCACTCCGCAGGAGAAGGAAGACGTCATCGCCTTCATCAACAACATCGAGGAAGGCGGCAACGCGCACGGAGGTCACGACCTCGGGTCGCTTGGACCCGCCGGTGACGCCCTGTTCATCTGGACCCTCGGCATCGGCCTGTTCATCGCCGCTGCCGTCTGGCTGGGACGAAAGGCGGCCTAG
- the ctaE gene encoding aa3-type cytochrome oxidase subunit III yields MTTAATSGAPGRAFEATQAPATRPSMTQVGTIVWLSSEVMFFAGLFAMYFTIRAVSTELWDEKTAMLNVPFALANTSILVISSVWCQIGVFKAEEGKVSRSGRLFDIRGWGMREWFVLTYLFGMTFVAGQIWEYATLISEGVMLNSDPYGSVFYITTGFHGIHVAGGLIAFLLIIGRSFTAKRYTHAQKVGAHVVSYYWHFVDVVWVALFFIIYILQ; encoded by the coding sequence ATGACAACAGCAGCAACTTCAGGCGCACCAGGCCGGGCGTTCGAGGCAACGCAGGCTCCGGCGACGCGTCCGAGCATGACCCAGGTCGGCACGATCGTGTGGCTCTCCAGTGAGGTCATGTTCTTCGCGGGCCTCTTCGCGATGTACTTCACGATCCGCGCGGTCTCCACCGAGCTGTGGGACGAGAAGACGGCCATGCTCAACGTGCCGTTCGCACTGGCCAACACCTCGATCCTGGTGATCTCTTCCGTCTGGTGTCAGATCGGGGTGTTCAAGGCTGAGGAGGGCAAGGTCTCCCGGTCGGGACGCCTGTTCGACATCCGCGGCTGGGGCATGCGCGAGTGGTTCGTCCTGACCTATCTGTTCGGCATGACCTTCGTCGCCGGCCAGATCTGGGAGTACGCGACCCTGATCAGCGAGGGCGTGATGCTCAACTCCGATCCTTACGGCTCGGTCTTCTACATCACCACCGGCTTCCACGGCATCCACGTCGCCGGAGGGTTGATCGCCTTCCTGCTGATCATCGGCCGCAGTTTCACCGCCAAGCGTTATACCCACGCCCAGAAGGTCGGCGCGCACGTCGTCTCCTATTACTGGCACTTCGTCGACGTGGTGTGGGTTGCCCTGTTCTTCATCATCTACATCCTCCAATGA
- a CDS encoding response regulator transcription factor, giving the protein MTAATEAKSSVTSVSVLLFSSDRATRDAVRMGVGSRPAEDVAIGAWHECATADGVMLTLKEETVDVIILDGESQPYGGLGVCRQIKNEVYDCPPIMVLIGRPGDGWLAAWSQADAVVPHPLDPATLARGVADLARL; this is encoded by the coding sequence ATGACCGCCGCGACCGAAGCCAAGTCCTCCGTCACCAGCGTCTCGGTGCTGCTCTTCAGCAGCGACCGCGCCACCCGCGATGCCGTGCGCATGGGTGTGGGCTCACGCCCGGCCGAGGATGTGGCCATCGGTGCGTGGCACGAGTGCGCGACCGCCGACGGGGTGATGCTGACCCTCAAGGAGGAGACGGTCGACGTGATCATCCTCGACGGGGAGTCCCAGCCCTATGGCGGCCTCGGTGTCTGCCGGCAGATCAAGAACGAGGTCTATGACTGCCCGCCGATCATGGTCCTCATCGGTCGACCCGGTGACGGCTGGCTCGCCGCGTGGTCACAGGCCGACGCCGTCGTCCCGCACCCGCTGGACCCGGCCACGCTGGCGCGCGGCGTCGCTGATCTCGCACGCCTGTGA
- the trpD gene encoding anthranilate phosphoribosyltransferase, protein MSQEPTTWSDLLTTLCTGGDLTTEEAAWAMDRVMRGEASPARLAAFLTALRTKGETAAEMQGLADTMLAHALRFAVDGPSLDIVGTGGDRAHTVNISTMSSVVAAGAGVPVVKHGNRAASSSSGSADVLEALGVRLDATPEQVVSIFREVGITFCFALTFHPSFRHSAEVRRDLGIATAFNFLGPLTNPAQPQYAAVGVADARMAPLVAGVFAGRGKDAVVFRGDDGLDELTTSGNSHVWWVHEGRVQEFDLSPELVGLTVHPVSELRGADAQHNADVARRLFAGEQGAPRVAVLLNAGTALTLTAHQPTSQEEFVAAVSDGVARAAESIDSGKATSLIERWAAATA, encoded by the coding sequence GTGAGTCAGGAGCCCACCACCTGGTCCGACCTGTTGACCACCCTGTGCACGGGTGGTGACCTGACGACCGAGGAAGCGGCGTGGGCGATGGACCGCGTCATGCGGGGGGAGGCCTCTCCGGCGCGGCTGGCCGCCTTCCTGACTGCACTGCGGACCAAGGGCGAGACCGCGGCCGAGATGCAGGGTCTGGCCGACACGATGTTGGCGCACGCACTGCGCTTTGCGGTCGATGGGCCCAGCCTCGACATCGTCGGCACCGGTGGCGACCGCGCCCACACCGTCAATATCTCCACGATGTCCTCGGTCGTGGCGGCCGGGGCCGGGGTGCCGGTGGTCAAGCACGGCAACCGGGCGGCGTCCTCATCCTCCGGCTCGGCCGACGTGCTCGAGGCTCTCGGTGTCCGTCTCGACGCGACACCCGAGCAGGTCGTCTCGATCTTTCGCGAGGTCGGCATCACCTTCTGCTTTGCCCTGACCTTCCACCCCTCCTTCCGCCACTCGGCGGAGGTGCGCCGGGATCTGGGGATCGCCACGGCGTTCAACTTCCTCGGTCCGCTCACCAACCCCGCCCAGCCGCAGTATGCCGCCGTCGGGGTTGCCGATGCCCGCATGGCGCCGCTGGTGGCCGGCGTGTTCGCCGGACGTGGCAAGGACGCCGTCGTCTTTCGCGGGGACGACGGGCTCGATGAGCTGACCACCTCCGGCAACTCCCACGTCTGGTGGGTGCACGAGGGACGCGTGCAGGAGTTCGACCTGTCCCCGGAGCTGGTCGGCCTGACCGTCCACCCGGTCTCCGAGCTGCGTGGCGCCGACGCCCAGCACAATGCTGACGTCGCACGACGCCTGTTTGCGGGTGAGCAGGGAGCGCCGCGCGTCGCGGTCCTGCTCAACGCCGGCACCGCCCTGACGCTGACGGCCCACCAGCCGACGTCGCAGGAAGAGTTCGTGGCAGCGGTCAGCGACGGGGTCGCTCGGGCTGCCGAGTCCATTGACTCTGGCAAGGCCACCAGCCTCATCGAGCGTTGGGCAGCTGCGACCGCCTGA